One segment of Spartobacteria bacterium DNA contains the following:
- a CDS encoding PIG-L family deacetylase produces the protein MTSVKKTTYLSYVRTLADAERRAREQHPAPAACPPPPVEQGTTDVLLFSPHPDDESITGALPLRLGREAGLHVVNVAVTLGSNHGERARRLRELHDACGFLGFGLICSQENGLDHVNPQTRQEHPEDWKKKVELIAAIIRRHQPKYIFLPHANDWNQTHIGTHHLVMDALKSIDDDICATLVETEYWGALPDPNIVIETSMQDTADLVTAVAYHRGEVDRNAFHTRLPALMLDNVRRGGELVGGQGAIVPSLEFATLYKISRWNHGTAETITAAPFICIADKLTQPIESLLQ, from the coding sequence ATCACATCAGTGAAAAAAACAACTTATCTGTCCTATGTACGAACACTTGCGGACGCCGAACGCAGGGCTCGTGAACAGCATCCCGCACCGGCCGCATGTCCGCCGCCCCCTGTGGAACAGGGCACGACCGATGTCCTCCTTTTCTCGCCACATCCTGATGACGAATCCATCACCGGGGCTCTGCCATTGCGCCTTGGACGTGAAGCCGGACTCCATGTCGTCAATGTCGCTGTAACCCTCGGCAGTAATCACGGAGAACGCGCCCGACGTCTCCGCGAATTGCACGATGCCTGCGGATTTCTTGGGTTCGGACTGATCTGTTCACAGGAAAACGGCCTTGATCACGTCAATCCGCAAACCCGGCAGGAACACCCCGAAGATTGGAAAAAAAAGGTGGAGCTCATCGCCGCTATAATCCGCCGACATCAGCCGAAATATATCTTTCTGCCCCACGCCAACGACTGGAATCAAACCCATATCGGCACCCATCACCTCGTAATGGATGCCCTGAAAAGCATAGATGACGACATCTGCGCGACCCTCGTCGAAACCGAATACTGGGGTGCACTTCCCGATCCCAATATCGTCATCGAAACCAGCATGCAGGATACCGCCGATCTCGTTACAGCTGTCGCCTATCATCGCGGAGAAGTAGACCGCAATGCCTTTCATACACGGCTCCCCGCACTCATGCTGGACAACGTCCGGCGCGGCGGCGAACTCGTCGGAGGACAAGGTGCCATCGTCCCATCCCTCGAATTTGCCACTCTCTACAAAATCTCCCGCTGGAATCACGGAACCGCCGAAACAATAACCGCCGCTCCCTTTATCTGCATCGCCGACAAACTCACCCAACCCATTGAATCACTGCTGCAATAA